One genomic segment of Bosea sp. 685 includes these proteins:
- a CDS encoding aldehyde dehydrogenase (NADP(+)), with amino-acid sequence MTLRLTGRHLIAGEWRDSGGTFLSAPSTGEGRVFFAGTQELVDAAAEGAEDAFWSFGYSTREERAAFLEAIAEEIDRRGVQITEIGVEETGLPAARLKGERGRTIGQLRLFASHIRDGAYLDRRHDPALPDRQPSARPDLHMLQRPIGPVAVFGASNFPLAFSTAGGDTAAALAAGCPVVVKGHGAHPGTGEIVAQAISAAITRLGLHPGVFSLVQGGKRDVGEVLVTHPLIKAVGFTGSLAGGRALFDLCARRPEPIPFFGELGSVNPMFLLPHAVEARGAEIGKGWAASLTMGAGQFCTNPGVAFVIEGPAAEALIAATVEGLRGVDRQAMLTDGIAAAYRDGARRVGAAEGVEEIVGSSCETRHAAPHLFETTGEVWQRDHAIREEVFGPLGIVVKLQDLAEMESIARGLVGQLTATLHLDDGDAAAARRLLPILERKAGRVLANGFPTGVEVSDAIVHGGPYPASTNFGATSVGTLSIRRFLRPVCYQGLPSDIMPADIAG; translated from the coding sequence CCGGCGAATGGAGGGATTCGGGAGGCACCTTCCTGTCCGCTCCATCGACTGGCGAAGGGCGCGTCTTCTTCGCCGGCACGCAGGAATTGGTCGATGCAGCTGCAGAGGGGGCGGAAGACGCTTTCTGGTCTTTCGGATATTCGACCCGCGAGGAACGCGCGGCCTTTCTCGAAGCCATTGCCGAGGAGATCGACCGCCGCGGCGTGCAGATAACCGAGATCGGCGTGGAGGAAACCGGCCTGCCGGCGGCGAGGCTCAAGGGGGAGCGCGGCCGGACGATCGGGCAACTCCGGCTCTTCGCCAGCCACATCCGCGACGGAGCCTATCTCGACCGCCGTCACGACCCGGCCCTGCCGGATCGCCAGCCTTCGGCGCGCCCCGACCTACATATGCTGCAACGGCCAATCGGGCCCGTCGCAGTCTTCGGCGCCTCCAATTTCCCGCTCGCCTTTTCGACGGCCGGCGGTGACACGGCAGCCGCATTGGCGGCGGGCTGCCCAGTCGTCGTCAAAGGCCACGGTGCCCATCCAGGGACCGGTGAGATCGTCGCCCAGGCGATCTCTGCCGCGATCACCCGGCTAGGCCTCCATCCCGGCGTCTTCTCGCTAGTTCAGGGCGGCAAGCGCGATGTCGGCGAAGTACTCGTGACGCATCCGCTGATCAAGGCCGTTGGCTTCACCGGCTCGCTCGCAGGCGGTCGCGCGCTTTTCGACCTTTGCGCCAGGCGGCCCGAGCCGATCCCGTTCTTCGGTGAGCTAGGCTCGGTCAATCCGATGTTCCTGCTACCCCACGCGGTGGAAGCCCGCGGTGCGGAAATCGGAAAAGGCTGGGCCGCCTCGCTGACCATGGGCGCGGGCCAATTCTGTACCAATCCCGGTGTCGCATTCGTCATCGAGGGCCCGGCGGCGGAAGCACTGATAGCCGCAACCGTCGAAGGGCTTCGGGGCGTTGACCGGCAAGCCATGCTGACCGATGGCATCGCGGCCGCCTACCGAGACGGTGCCCGCCGTGTCGGCGCCGCGGAGGGTGTCGAGGAGATTGTGGGCTCATCCTGCGAAACACGCCATGCCGCACCCCATCTGTTCGAGACGACTGGCGAGGTCTGGCAGCGTGATCACGCAATCCGCGAAGAGGTGTTTGGGCCCCTCGGGATCGTCGTCAAGTTGCAAGACCTCGCCGAGATGGAGAGCATCGCCCGCGGCCTGGTAGGCCAGCTGACCGCGACTCTGCACCTGGACGACGGCGATGCGGCCGCAGCGCGCCGTCTGCTGCCGATCCTCGAACGGAAAGCTGGCCGCGTGCTCGCCAACGGCTTCCCGACGGGCGTCGAGGTGTCAGACGCGATAGTGCATGGCGGCCCCTATCCGGCCTCGACCAATTTCGGCGCGACATCGGTGGGAACGTTGTCGATCCGCCGGTTCTTGCGACCGGTCTGCTACCAGGGCCTGCCGAGCGACATCATGCCGGCGGACATTGCCGGCTAG
- a CDS encoding IclR family transcriptional regulator C-terminal domain-containing protein: MSDPSSGIREWDPDSAGTRQSVPGTQLIGKAFRLIDLIGEAPGLVSTAELSAATGWPKATLYRILAALIAQGFIRFDPVAQGYTLGYRFLELAQNVWTAPDLAAIASTELQRLRDMTGETAYLAVLHEGAVLSLGKFESPHDVRSAARLGMRKPLHCTSQGKAILAFLPEEEVDRLLARAPLERFTPQTITDPDHLRVQLRIVRSRGYAIEDQEILIGNRCVGAPVLDAAGRPVAAISVAGPIYRLTKERVEQLGPEIALAARNIGLALRSMPMKPALPRTASHAHPAEAQPAFYGAHPVWDASHARLLWADRLAPCLYMTGEPRTAPFRLEPFEPIDGVALAPGGEALLVMGARLVKLGEGGHVSEIAAPELVGTQALATDPQGGIWAAVQHGDDTRIARLNEDGSLQTGWTLRGNVGALAWSRDGQRLFAADAQRGTIHRIERNAPSPRLVTRILRVSGEPRSLAVDAEDRLWVGLFDGWSVAKLTEEGDVESLLPLPVPRPTGLAFEARTGGAMYVTTARIGLARDVLENAPLSGRLLIAHPGKAGAIAFSEGVA, encoded by the coding sequence ATGTCAGATCCCTCAAGCGGCATCAGGGAATGGGATCCCGACAGCGCCGGCACCCGTCAGAGCGTTCCGGGAACCCAGCTCATCGGCAAGGCCTTTCGTCTCATCGACCTGATCGGTGAGGCGCCCGGCTTGGTCAGCACCGCGGAGTTGAGCGCCGCCACCGGCTGGCCGAAAGCGACGCTCTACCGCATCCTCGCAGCCCTGATTGCACAGGGCTTCATCCGTTTCGACCCCGTCGCGCAGGGATACACGCTCGGCTATCGATTTCTCGAACTTGCACAGAACGTCTGGACGGCACCCGATCTCGCCGCCATCGCGAGCACCGAGTTGCAACGCCTGCGCGACATGACCGGGGAGACCGCCTATCTCGCCGTGCTCCATGAGGGCGCCGTGCTTTCCCTCGGCAAGTTCGAGAGTCCGCACGACGTGCGTTCGGCTGCCAGGCTCGGTATGCGCAAGCCCTTGCACTGTACGAGCCAGGGAAAGGCGATCCTCGCCTTCTTGCCGGAGGAGGAGGTCGATCGTTTGCTGGCCCGGGCCCCGCTAGAGCGCTTCACTCCACAGACCATCACCGATCCCGACCACTTGAGGGTGCAACTGCGGATCGTGCGCTCCCGGGGCTATGCGATCGAGGATCAGGAGATCCTGATTGGGAACCGCTGCGTCGGCGCCCCCGTCCTCGATGCAGCTGGCCGGCCCGTCGCGGCCATCAGCGTCGCGGGCCCGATCTACAGGCTGACAAAGGAGCGCGTCGAGCAACTAGGGCCCGAAATCGCCCTGGCGGCGCGCAACATTGGCCTCGCCCTGCGCAGCATGCCGATGAAGCCTGCCTTGCCCAGGACCGCTTCACATGCCCATCCGGCGGAGGCCCAACCCGCCTTCTATGGCGCCCATCCGGTCTGGGACGCATCACATGCGCGCCTTCTCTGGGCAGATCGTCTCGCGCCCTGCCTGTACATGACGGGCGAGCCGAGAACGGCTCCTTTCCGGCTGGAACCCTTCGAGCCGATCGACGGCGTCGCGCTCGCCCCCGGCGGAGAGGCGCTGCTGGTGATGGGCGCACGACTCGTGAAGCTCGGCGAGGGCGGGCATGTCAGCGAGATCGCGGCGCCGGAGCTTGTCGGAACACAGGCCCTCGCGACGGATCCCCAGGGCGGGATATGGGCGGCTGTCCAGCACGGCGATGATACGCGCATCGCCCGGCTGAACGAAGACGGCTCGCTGCAGACGGGCTGGACGCTGCGCGGCAACGTCGGCGCGCTCGCCTGGAGCCGCGACGGGCAGCGGCTCTTCGCAGCCGATGCCCAACGCGGCACCATCCACCGCATCGAGAGGAATGCGCCGTCGCCTCGTCTCGTCACCCGGATCCTGCGCGTGTCCGGCGAACCGCGCAGCCTCGCGGTCGATGCCGAGGACAGGCTTTGGGTCGGACTCTTCGACGGCTGGAGCGTCGCGAAATTGACCGAGGAAGGAGATGTCGAAAGCCTGCTGCCGCTGCCCGTGCCGCGGCCGACAGGGCTCGCCTTCGAGGCGCGGACGGGCGGCGCGATGTATGTCACCACGGCGCGGATTGGCCTTGCCCGCGACGTTCTCGAAAATGCGCCTTTGTCCGGCCGGCTTCTGATCGCGCATCCAGGCAAGGCGGGTGCGATCGCCTTCAGCGAAGGCGTCGCCTGA
- a CDS encoding transporter substrate-binding domain-containing protein codes for MAGLAIPILPTMSARAQDVPASIRKSGKIRVALEYGRPPWGYKDTSLKPTGSDYETAVLLAKDLGVELEIVEVTGPNRVPILVTSKADVVISTFSITAERRKVVEFSLPYASAVQYVAAPRSLDLRQPKDLSGKRVGVTRGTTGDMALSKLEIKAMEIVRFDDEATNMTAFASGQVDIVVQEPAVISRVAEQNPKREIEQKFTIAEFDVGIGLRKNDVELTDYINGWVRQNLANRKLNEIYRKFHGVDLPPSILSGKA; via the coding sequence TTGGCCGGGCTCGCCATCCCCATCCTGCCCACAATGTCTGCCCGCGCGCAGGATGTGCCTGCCTCGATCAGGAAGTCCGGCAAGATCAGGGTGGCCCTTGAATACGGTAGGCCGCCTTGGGGCTACAAGGACACGTCGCTGAAGCCGACGGGCTCGGATTACGAAACGGCCGTGCTGCTGGCGAAGGACCTCGGCGTCGAGCTTGAAATCGTCGAAGTCACGGGCCCCAATCGCGTGCCCATCCTGGTCACGAGCAAAGCTGATGTGGTGATCTCGACCTTTTCGATCACGGCGGAAAGGCGCAAAGTCGTCGAGTTTTCGCTGCCTTATGCTAGCGCCGTCCAGTATGTGGCGGCGCCCCGCAGCCTTGACCTGCGGCAGCCGAAGGACCTCTCCGGCAAGAGGGTCGGCGTCACGCGTGGCACGACCGGCGACATGGCGCTTTCGAAGCTCGAGATCAAGGCGATGGAGATCGTCCGTTTCGATGACGAAGCCACCAATATGACGGCCTTCGCCAGCGGTCAGGTCGACATCGTCGTGCAGGAACCGGCGGTCATCAGCCGCGTGGCGGAGCAAAATCCAAAGCGCGAGATCGAGCAGAAATTTACCATCGCCGAGTTCGATGTCGGCATCGGCTTGCGCAAGAACGACGTGGAACTGACGGACTATATCAATGGCTGGGTCAGGCAGAACCTCGCCAACCGCAAGCTCAACGAGATCTACAGAAAATTCCACGGCGTGGACCTGCCGCCGTCGATCTTGTCGGGCAAGGCATGA
- a CDS encoding tripartite tricarboxylate transporter permease: protein MALGLVGSIVLAAGSLPRAVATIVHGLLVGIVWADINSSTARYTFGLPKLEDGCLGDDRSPNSSGASSCPCGSAISCCSC, encoded by the coding sequence ATGGCACTCGGCCTCGTCGGATCGATAGTGCTCGCCGCCGGCTCGCTGCCACGCGCGGTCGCGACGATCGTGCACGGCTTGTTGGTCGGCATCGTGTGGGCCGACATCAACTCCAGCACCGCGCGTTACACCTTCGGCCTGCCGAAACTTGAGGACGGGTGCCTCGGTGATGACCGCAGCCCAAACTCTTCTGGGGCATCATCGTGTCCATGTGGCTCGGCAATCTCATGCTGCTCGTGCTGA
- a CDS encoding amino acid ABC transporter substrate-binding protein yields the protein MRHLRFLIAGVLAVPALAQAQAEDLTGTFQKIKETGIIALGIRDTAVPFSYIDDKQQVVGYTIDICMKVVDAIKAELKMPDLKVQTNVVTASNRIPLMANGTVDLECSNTTNNPDRQKQVTFSNSHFLTASKFVSRKADHIASIEGLKGKAVTSVSGSSNMVQLNQVNASRKLGITVLPAKDGVEAFLMVETGRAAAYVMDDVLLAAVIAGSKDPSLYEIVDDPFSKPEPYGIMLRRNDPAFKAVVDRATATLYKSPEMKAIYDKWFLSPIPPKGINFNVPIPPVLKHQFESPTDSPDPASYPG from the coding sequence ATCCGTCATCTTCGATTTCTCATCGCGGGGGTCCTTGCCGTCCCAGCCTTGGCTCAGGCCCAGGCGGAGGATCTGACCGGGACCTTTCAGAAGATCAAGGAAACGGGAATCATCGCTTTAGGGATCCGGGACACCGCGGTCCCGTTCAGTTACATCGACGACAAGCAACAGGTTGTCGGCTACACGATCGACATCTGCATGAAAGTCGTGGACGCCATCAAAGCTGAGCTGAAGATGCCGGACCTGAAGGTCCAAACGAACGTGGTTACTGCGTCCAACCGGATTCCGCTGATGGCGAATGGGACAGTCGACCTGGAATGCAGCAACACCACGAACAATCCCGACCGACAGAAGCAGGTGACCTTCAGCAATAGCCACTTTCTGACGGCCAGTAAGTTCGTGTCACGCAAGGCTGACCACATCGCGAGCATCGAAGGGTTGAAGGGTAAGGCAGTGACGTCGGTGTCTGGCAGCTCCAACATGGTGCAGCTCAACCAAGTCAATGCGTCTCGGAAGCTCGGCATCACGGTGCTGCCAGCCAAGGACGGCGTTGAGGCGTTTCTGATGGTGGAGACCGGCCGCGCCGCTGCCTACGTGATGGACGACGTGTTGCTTGCTGCCGTGATCGCCGGGTCGAAGGATCCGTCGTTGTACGAGATCGTCGATGATCCGTTTTCCAAGCCCGAGCCTTACGGCATCATGCTGCGCCGTAACGACCCGGCCTTCAAAGCGGTCGTCGATCGCGCCACGGCCACGCTCTACAAAAGCCCGGAGATGAAGGCGATCTATGACAAGTGGTTCCTGTCGCCGATCCCGCCGAAGGGTATCAACTTCAACGTTCCGATCCCGCCGGTACTGAAGCATCAGTTTGAAAGCCCGACCGATAGCCCCGATCCGGCCTCGTACCCGGGCTAG
- a CDS encoding amino acid ABC transporter permease, protein MQYNWNWNVFWLQSPEGTGTYLGMLLQGLLTTLSTAALAGTLALLLGSAVGILRSLPGPTGRVLSSCWIELFRNIPLLVQLFLLYFVLPEVVPAAWGAWLKQSPNAAFHTAVVGIGLYMSARVAVQVSAGIAALPAGQKAAGIALGLTLPQTYRYVLLPVAFRIILPTLTSDMLSTIKSTSVALTIGLAELTARAQAMQEFSFQVFEAYTAATVAYLLVNLVATLSARWLERRTRIPGFSRT, encoded by the coding sequence GTGCAGTACAATTGGAACTGGAACGTCTTCTGGTTACAGTCTCCAGAAGGAACCGGCACGTACCTCGGCATGCTGTTGCAAGGCTTGCTGACCACCCTGTCAACAGCGGCGCTCGCTGGAACGCTGGCGCTGCTGCTCGGTTCGGCGGTGGGTATCCTGCGCTCCCTGCCCGGCCCGACCGGGCGCGTGCTGTCAAGCTGCTGGATCGAGCTGTTCCGCAACATCCCGCTGCTGGTGCAGCTTTTTCTGCTGTACTTCGTGTTGCCGGAAGTAGTGCCCGCGGCGTGGGGCGCCTGGTTGAAGCAGTCGCCGAACGCCGCCTTTCACACCGCCGTCGTGGGCATCGGGCTTTACATGTCGGCACGTGTGGCGGTGCAGGTGAGCGCGGGGATCGCGGCGCTGCCGGCGGGGCAAAAGGCGGCCGGGATAGCTTTGGGGCTTACGTTGCCGCAAACCTATCGCTACGTGCTGTTGCCGGTCGCTTTCCGCATCATCCTGCCGACGCTGACCAGCGACATGCTCAGCACCATCAAGAGCACATCTGTGGCACTGACCATCGGCTTGGCGGAGCTGACGGCCCGGGCGCAGGCGATGCAGGAGTTTTCCTTTCAGGTCTTCGAGGCCTACACGGCGGCCACCGTCGCCTATCTCCTTGTGAACCTTGTCGCAACGCTTTCCGCACGCTGGCTGGAACGTCGGACGCGGATCCCCGGATTTAGCCGAACATGA